Genomic window (Dictyoglomus thermophilum H-6-12):
ATTTTGAAAACATAAGGGGGGAATTATAGTATGTTTAGAGATAAGGTAGCCTTAGTTACAGGGGGTAGTAGAGGTATAGGTAGAGCTATAGTGCTTTCTCTCGCAAAGGAGGGAGCAAAGGTCCTGATAAATTATAAAGGAAACGAAAAAGCAGCTATGGAGACTTTAGAAGAAGTAAAAAAGATAGGGGCGGAAGGAGAAATTTTTAGGGCGGATGTAAGTGTGGAAGAAGGGGTTGAAAAGATGTTTAATTTTATACTTGAAAAATGGGGAAGATTGGATATATTAGTGAACAATGCAGGTATAACTAAAGATAACTTGCTAATAAGAATGAAAAACGAAGAATGGGAACAAGTTATTAATACGAATTTAAAAGGTGTTTTTTACTGTACAAGAGCAGCTGTAAAAATTATGCTTAAACAAAGATATGGGAGAATAATAAATGTCTCATCAGTAATAGGTTTAAGGGGAAATATAGGGCAAGCTAATTATGCAGCAGCAAAGGCAGGGATAATAGGTTTTACAAAGGCAGTAGCAAGAGAGGTGGCTTCAAGAGGAATTACTGTAAATGCTGTTGCTCCAGGATTTATCTTGACCGATATGACAGAGGTTTTGTCAGAAGAAATGAAGAAAAAAGTACTTGAGGAAATACCTATGGGTAGATTTGGAAACCCTGAGGATGTAGCAAATGTAGTAAAATTCCTTGCCTCTGATGAGGCTAGCTATATTACTGGGGTGGTTTTAAGTATTGACGGAGGACTTTCTATTTAGTATTTTTTATAAAGTCAACATTAAGAAGGAGGTGAATGTGTAAATGGATGAGAGCACCATTTTTGAAAAAGTCAAAAAAATAATTGTAGATCAGCTCAGGGTAGATGAGAGTCTTGTTACCATGGACTCAAACATTCAAGAGGATTTAGGGGCTGATTCCTTGGATGCAGTAGAGTTAATTATGGCACTAGAAGAAGAATTTGGTATTGATGTTCAAGATGAAGAGGCAGAGAACTTCAAAACTGTCGGAGACGTAGTAAGGTATATAGAAAAGAAACTTTAATTTTTAGCAAAGGGTACTGGTAGGAGAGTCCAGTACCCTTATTTTTAAAGGGGGTATTTGATTTAATGAGGAGAAGGGTTGTAATCACGGGTCTTGGGGTTATTTCTCCAGTAGGGATTGGAAAAGACATTTTCTGGGAAAATATTAAAAAAGGTAAATCAGGAATTTCTCGTATTTCAAAGTTTTCGGTTGACGATTTTCCAACAAAGATTGCGGGCGAAGTAAAGGACTTTAATCCTGAGGATTTTATAGATAAAAGAGAGGCAAGAAGGCTTGATAGATTTTCACAGTTTGCTATTGCAGCTACAAAACTTGCCCTCGAAGACTCAGGTTGGAATCCTACTGAGGAGGAAAAAGAGAATACAGCT
Coding sequences:
- the fabG gene encoding 3-oxoacyl-[acyl-carrier-protein] reductase, translated to MFRDKVALVTGGSRGIGRAIVLSLAKEGAKVLINYKGNEKAAMETLEEVKKIGAEGEIFRADVSVEEGVEKMFNFILEKWGRLDILVNNAGITKDNLLIRMKNEEWEQVINTNLKGVFYCTRAAVKIMLKQRYGRIINVSSVIGLRGNIGQANYAAAKAGIIGFTKAVAREVASRGITVNAVAPGFILTDMTEVLSEEMKKKVLEEIPMGRFGNPEDVANVVKFLASDEASYITGVVLSIDGGLSI
- the acpP gene encoding acyl carrier protein, which produces MDESTIFEKVKKIIVDQLRVDESLVTMDSNIQEDLGADSLDAVELIMALEEEFGIDVQDEEAENFKTVGDVVRYIEKKL